The Chryseobacterium aureum genome contains a region encoding:
- the prpB gene encoding methylisocitrate lyase: protein MIKNEHWKSPGLKFREAMEKENPLQIVGAINANHALLAQQAGFNAIYLSGGGVAAGSLGIPDLGITTLDDVLIDVQRITNICDLPLLVDIDTGFGPSAFNVARTIKSLIKAGAAAIHIEDQVGAKRCGHRPGKEIVSKGEMVDRLKAATDARTDENFVIGARTDAFANEGLEKTLERAIAYKEAGADFIFAEAVPDLSFYQKFTDAAGIPVLANITEFGMINLYTVEELKDAGVELILYPLSAFRAANKAAQNVYQHIRQDGTQAHVLGTMQTREELYQSIGYYDYEQKLDHLFKQNTHVNE from the coding sequence ATGATCAAAAATGAACACTGGAAGTCCCCCGGCTTAAAATTCCGGGAGGCCATGGAAAAAGAAAATCCCCTTCAGATTGTGGGAGCCATCAATGCGAACCACGCATTACTGGCACAGCAGGCTGGTTTTAATGCTATTTATCTTTCAGGAGGAGGTGTTGCCGCAGGATCTTTAGGAATTCCTGACCTGGGAATTACTACGCTGGATGATGTACTCATAGATGTTCAGCGCATTACCAATATTTGTGATTTGCCTCTTCTGGTAGATATTGATACAGGATTTGGGCCATCAGCATTCAATGTTGCCCGAACGATAAAATCATTAATTAAAGCAGGAGCAGCAGCCATTCACATTGAAGACCAGGTGGGTGCAAAACGCTGCGGACACCGTCCCGGCAAAGAGATCGTAAGCAAAGGGGAAATGGTAGACCGGCTTAAAGCTGCTACAGATGCCCGCACCGATGAAAATTTTGTGATCGGGGCCAGAACAGATGCTTTTGCTAATGAAGGGCTGGAAAAAACGTTAGAAAGAGCCATTGCTTATAAAGAAGCCGGTGCAGATTTCATTTTTGCCGAAGCAGTACCTGATTTAAGTTTTTATCAAAAATTCACTGACGCTGCAGGAATTCCGGTACTTGCCAATATCACTGAGTTTGGGATGATCAACCTGTACACCGTGGAAGAATTGAAAGATGCAGGTGTGGAACTCATCCTCTACCCTCTTTCCGCCTTCAGAGCTGCTAATAAAGCGGCGCAGAATGTCTACCAGCATATCCGCCAGGATGGAACCCAGGCCCATGTACTGGGTACGATGCAGACCAGAGAAGAACTCTATCAGAGCATCGGCTACTATGATTATGAACAAAAATTAGATCACCTTTTTAAACAAAATACCCATGTCAACGAATAG
- a CDS encoding N-acetylmuramoyl-L-alanine amidase: MRKTLYIIGLSTFVFSCTSQQNVKKNTYKPKTPITQAKPTVQPTTPAAPKPKVVSDHGVDFFTTNIADPTKNDNTASYGSIVAAKPAGYKVVKTYFPAVAQNFRQRYLILHYTALPDDKSLTVLTQQAVSAHYLVNNTGDNEIYQLVDENKRAYHAGVSAWRNDKNLNDTSIGIEIVNMGYTTDAAGKRTFAPFSDEQVKKVAALVKDIVTRYQIQPTNILAHSDIAPTRKQDPGPMFPWKKLYDDYQVGMWYDEAAKQTYLEAAQADIAARYNDAGFIFLIQTALQKFGYGMDLSGKWDDATKKTIEAFQYHFRPQNYDGIMDGETWAILQALNQKYPTK, from the coding sequence ATGCGTAAGACATTATATATCATCGGATTAAGCACTTTTGTTTTTTCATGTACTTCCCAGCAAAATGTGAAAAAAAATACTTACAAACCGAAAACCCCAATAACACAGGCCAAACCGACGGTTCAACCCACCACTCCGGCAGCGCCAAAACCCAAAGTGGTATCTGATCACGGAGTAGATTTTTTTACGACCAATATAGCAGACCCAACAAAAAATGATAATACGGCAAGTTATGGTTCTATTGTAGCCGCAAAACCAGCCGGATATAAAGTGGTAAAAACCTATTTCCCGGCAGTGGCCCAGAATTTCAGACAGCGTTACCTTATATTGCATTATACAGCACTTCCGGACGATAAATCACTTACAGTTCTTACCCAGCAGGCAGTGAGTGCCCATTATCTGGTAAACAATACCGGAGATAACGAAATTTATCAGTTGGTAGATGAGAACAAACGTGCCTATCATGCGGGAGTAAGCGCGTGGAGGAATGACAAAAATCTTAATGATACTTCTATCGGTATCGAAATTGTTAATATGGGTTATACCACAGATGCTGCGGGTAAAAGAACTTTTGCTCCTTTCAGTGATGAGCAGGTGAAAAAAGTTGCGGCATTGGTAAAAGATATTGTGACAAGATATCAGATACAGCCTACTAATATATTGGCGCATTCAGATATTGCTCCTACAAGAAAGCAGGATCCCGGACCTATGTTTCCATGGAAAAAACTCTATGATGACTACCAGGTAGGAATGTGGTATGATGAAGCCGCTAAACAGACTTATTTGGAGGCAGCACAGGCTGATATTGCTGCAAGGTACAATGATGCCGGTTTTATCTTTCTGATACAGACTGCATTGCAGAAATTCGGATATGGAATGGATCTGAGCGGGAAATGGGATGATGCTACCAAGAAAACCATTGAAGCCTTCCAGTACCACTTCCGTCCACAGAATTATGACGGAATCATGGATGGCGAAACATGGGCCATACTGCAAGCTTTAAATCAAAAATATCCAACAAAATAA